A window from Acidobacteriota bacterium encodes these proteins:
- a CDS encoding type II toxin-antitoxin system Phd/YefM family antitoxin, with protein sequence MKTVTIRDLRTRPRQIRESLAREREALLTANGRPVAVLLPVNAGTVDETIETVRRARGLEALRAIRDESRSRGTASMSAKEIDALIARVRRARPRRARG encoded by the coding sequence GTGAAGACCGTAACCATTCGAGACCTGCGCACCCGTCCGAGGCAGATACGCGAGTCTCTTGCCCGCGAGCGCGAGGCCCTCCTGACCGCCAACGGGCGACCGGTTGCGGTATTGCTCCCTGTGAACGCCGGCACGGTCGACGAAACGATCGAGACGGTGCGCCGCGCACGGGGACTCGAAGCTCTGCGAGCGATCCGGGACGAGAGCCGGTCGCGTGGAACGGCAAGCATGTCCGCGAAGGAAATCGACGCCCTGATCGCACGTGTTCGTCGAGCCCGTCCGCGTCGAGCGCGCGGATGA